The genomic region GTCACTGCGTGCGGCCCTTTTCTCGTCACGCCTCGGCGTTTGAGCCCTTTGTTAAGCCTTCTCACTCTAAATGATCATCCACTATATGTGCAAGTGCAACCAAGCCCAAGATTTGCAACATGAAAACTCaagaaaaaaagaccaaatTATCTTTGAAAATGCATATTATAAACTCAATGCCAAAACCAAAaattacaaacaacaacaatcctAATGGGCATCACATTTCAAGAGGTATTGTATGATTAATTGATGGCATTGTTGTGTAAAGCCAAAATTAGTTTAATTTCGAGGCCATAATAATAGAACAATCAAATGAACCCACTAATATGGGgaattgtggggaaaaaaatgacaaaacctCCACTCTGTGACTCTGTTCCTACTTCACCTGAGTTTGTTCATGAATGGGAACACACGGTCTCAAAAAGCAATTAATGTAATAATAAGTATCGCAAACCTATGCTAATGCAATGGTAAtcgtaattacagtaaatatttatGGAAAAATCCTAAATCCAATAGGTATGTAGATTTGAACACAGCATGAATTCAGCTTATGTTTCTTGGTTACCAGTAGCAAACTGATGTAAGGactattggaaaataattgttgtCTTTGTTTAAGGGCCAAATGCAGAACCttgaactattattattattttttccctcAAGATAAGAAGAAGTGGAAGAATAACGAGCATCCCTTCCCAAGTAAAAACATTAGGCAACTAACTAAAGTGAGACACTGATGGAGGATGAAGTGCCTGATGAAATTAGCACAGTAGTTTGGCAGCATACGTCAGCATCCCGGCAGCGCTGAGGGCAAGAGGCCAAACAGTCTGCTGTGAGCGAAGCTCGGGTCAAAACTGCAGATGCATCATTAATTTGGGCAAGTTTAAATAGTGGCAAAaaggagggattttttttttttttgccttgtgtCACCCTTTGGCTCCAAACAGCTGATAGTTTGAGAATAGAATAGTAAAAGTAATTCAAAACACAGTAATGAAGGCGAGCAGTTCTTACAGAACCAAGTGGCATATGCGGGCCATTCTGTGATAATGTCCAGGTGGCAATAGGAATCACCTTGACTCAGCGGGAAAGCCACATGGTACCTCAGGTCATACCTTGAAACAAGTTTAACCATCCATCACTGATGAAACAGAGTTCCAAAACGTAAATATGTGAAGAAGTGCTGAAAAACTTTTACATCTAGTGTAACCTCGGGTGGAACACAATACACTCCAGGACACTTCTCCAATTTTGTGTCAGACTTTGAAACGAATTTCTATGCTTTTGATATTCACTGAAATGAGCACTGGCATTCTGCTTTTGACGTCATTTAAGTTGGAGTGGGAATTTAAAAGAGCAATATGTGCTATGCATGATATGTTTTGTTTGACCATCCCATTATTTATTGACCTGACATGATGTATTGTTTGCCAAGTTATCCCAGATCATTTTAGTTTCTATTTTGCTCACGATTTTCAGATTGACAAGTACGTTGCCTTGCACCTTGTCTAAAGGTGCTAAATGTGAACGCACTGATCCGTGTACACAAAGGTCATCTACTGACAGTGCCCAAATCACCAAAAGGTCAGACTCCTTGTGCCATTTGGAAAAGAGGCAACGTGATGCCAAGCTGCCAATACGCTTCCTGCTTGTCTTTTACATCACTGTGTTAAAACCACACTTTGTTTGCCAAAAGGTTCACAGTGACCATGTTATACAATGCCAGAAGATGGGCAGCATGGTAGACGTGTTGGTTAGCATGTTTGCTTGAGTTTCCGAGTTGTCGGATCCAATCTCATCTCAGGCATGCGAGATTTGCTTGCATGGGTTTTCTTCAACTTCCTCCAACATTCCAAAAGTAGTAGGCCAAGACATTGTTTTGATGACCTTGGGCAATAagtcacatgctgcttcaccaagtcTAAAGACATAAACATGATTAAAATAGTAAGTATATTGTCACATGTAACACAACTGTACAAATAGTCAGTGGAACTTAAATCCAGCATGAGACAGGCTTAATTTTAAGACGAAAGTCATGTTTCCATAGCAATGTTACTCTGACATCATACTAACACTCCTGCCAGAaactaaaatgtaaaaaatgtgttCAATTAATTTCAGTTTCTCTATTGATTTGCCTGAATGGTAGTCCTTAGCGGATTGACTtggttcttgtttttcttttttattcatttattgcaATATCCTGTCTCTCAGGTAGCTGTGTAAATAAATATGTATGAGGAAATATCACTTGAAATTGTTTCCAATTTGGAAAATACCCCAAAGTATTCCCAAGTTGTTTTCCCTATCTCAAGATTCCTGCCAGtgcaaatcgcatttcctcACATGATAATACACCacgtgatttattttttcttcctggaatTTAATATATGAGGAGCAAAATGCATTGGACCAGCATCAAGGCTGTGCTGTTAAAAGGACAGTGTGAAAATCCCAGCAAAGGTTtcatgtgtatgtgcgtgttgaCTCGTATCTGAGGAACCAATCCTGTCAGCTGTTGTGGGGCTGCTTTGAGCCATCTCCATATCATTAGCACGCTGCAGCAGTGGTTTGAGACCAGACGCCAGGTGCTCTACTGCAGATTGGAGAGCTATGCTGATCAAATTAGTTCTTCCTAACAGCACATCTGGGTGTTTACCTTAGCAGATCTGCACTGTGGAAGATTTAAATTTAACATCATCAACACCACAAATTCCTGTCTTGTGCAAAAGTCCCCACTAACTCACAAAAATGTCTCTAACAGTCTTTTTGACATTATAAAGCAGCAAATAATAAGGCAGGTACACGAGTTCCACAaggacagccccacagcatccagagccTTTCACTTCTAATCTCTTTGTTCATATTATTACAGCAAGTACGAGCTGCTAATATGTGGAGCTCATCCAGATTTGGGCACGCATCAATATTCTCTCATTATCTTCTCTGTGGGGACTTAGAAAACTACTGGCATGCTTAACATTCATCTTTCTTAAGATCCACAAGCCTGTTCTGTTTCTTTGATACAGACTTGTCTCTATAGTAGCTTTCCGTTTTGACATCATTGACCCATTCTTCATTTTACATGCAGTACACGCGTTTAATTGGTGAAGCCACGCTTACAAATAAAGGTTATTTTCTTTGAATAAAATTAGCCAGTGTCAATCAAGTTGGACTTTAACTCAATATGAGCCATAATAGTGTATGACGTTTGTAGTTCACAAGGTAAATCGGCAAATGTATTGTATTTTGGAATGAAgctatgacattaaaaaaagttgGGAAACGTGAAGCGCTATGAAGACTTTTTGGATGCCCTGCAGGGAGCCATAGCACTTTAAAAATCCTATGATGAATATGATTGGCTACAAACTCAGTTATTTACCGCAAACTAAAATGTTTTACCTGTTTACATTGTGGCCATAAAATGAGAACTAGCAGATAGGCTGTAGCTCTGCAATAAATCATAAATTGGCTTCTTTAATACGGAGCTTTTCTACCTTCTGTATTCTACATTGACAGATCCATCAAGAATGATCAATATGACATGTAAATAGTGTCATATTTGCCAAGGGAGACAACAGAATATAAAACCCGACATGTAGAGAAGCTGCACATTAGTCAATACCAAATGTCATTAAGAAAGCATTCAAAAAATGACAATATTGATCTGTCATCTGAGTCAGATGATCTGACACAGTTGGTGTGTATTTTTAGGTGATGGGTCAAGATCTCTTAATCTTGTTGCAGAACATCAAGTGTCAAGATGCATTTCTCTGCTTTCCTCTCAGATTTATGTTTCTGTGATACACTTGGCGGAATGACAGTTGTATCAATTATATATAGAGTGGGGTATGCATGAAGGGCGTCATTGGGAATATTTAGTTCAGGCAGCTATGGAATCACACAGAATGACAATGATGATACGTTTCTAATCCGATATTGTAAAGGAATTTGCGTACACTCAtggagaaaaatattttatccCAAATATGTTGCATAGAGCAGAAACGAGCACAACGTGCGACTGCGACATCCTGGCTGGTTCTCCTAAAAAGAAATTGCTCAAATTATAAACTTGGGATTTAAGTGAAAAAACTCAACAATAAAGCATTCTGTGCGCGTAGAAAAACAACAAGCGTGGTGTGCGACCGTACAACGTCCTTACTGACTCTCTtgaaggtacaaaaaaaaaaagagcgcaaAACACGCACTTAATGGTATTGGCAATATTAGCTCGGCTGTTGATGGACCATGACGCCAGTGACATATTGTGTTGTGGTTTAAATAATACACCAAAACTGTTTATTACATATTGTTTATTTCTTTAATTTTCGTGAAGGCACGCGCGTAGAATGACGTCGCCGCGCAATCCGCCAATTACGTCATAACTTGACGAGTTTCCAAGTCTTGCACCTTGGGGAACGAGGCCTTTATGTTTCAGTTCATAAGGAGCTTTCAAAATTCTGGAGTTTACGGACTCTATTGGTGCATTTCAATATTATAATAGTTTACATGGGAACGAGCTGAATTCATCGAGTATCTTGCCGTCGATTCATCCATGAAAGTTGCATGCAGATATCAATCAATATGTAATGTCGACATAGTCGACAGAGGTGAGTCAGAGCTATGAGGGAAACGTGGGTGTGTTAGAGGAAGTAAGATCTTATGGGACGTTTGTCTTGCTTGAATCCTCTCTTACAGTCCAAAATTCCCCCTCCCAGTCCTTTTTCTTTGTATCGCAGTCAGTGTTTGCACGATCCATTCCCATATCAACAGCTCCACCACCAGGTGAAACAAAATGATATTGTGGAGACTTCcaacttttcaaaaaaaaaaaactgcacgtATGCGTCCTAAATGATGTTCAATTAAGACAATAATTACTACTACTTTGCACTTTGAAATTCCCATGCAATGTAAAGTGCCTTATAGAGTATTATTATTGCTAGTGAGTAAGACAACTAAAGTACTATCAACTAAATACACCTAAATACATATGTCAAGGCAGATGAggtaatgtatttttatttatttatttatttatttatttatttatttatttatttatttatttatttatttatttatttatttatttaattaattctACAAATCTCACTTACAATAACAAATATTGTTGAAATAACACCTTTATAACGCGTCGAACAAACATCAGCATTATATTTTTGAAGGGATTATTGTTTTATACAGATATCAACGCGTCAGTTTAGCTAATGTTATTGTCCATACTCCAATTTAAGATATGTATCTGTATATTTTGATAAAGTGGTCAGGCGACACACTGGGTGAGTGTCTTGGCCGAATACTACCAGCGCGTGTCGCTGTTGTTATTTGATCACGTAATAAGCACCCGGAAAAGGACGTGGCAAGTAAAGCGCTCACTTCCTGTGTTTTGCTGGCGTGTTGACATCACAAATGATCTAATTCATTACCAAACGGATATCAACCCGGATCTTTTGGGGCCAGTTCTGAATTCATCTCGCAGGTTGGAGTCTAAGTGAGGAACACGCGGAAGTGGTACATAAGGAGCGCCTGATTGGCGCTCAGTGGCCGGAGACAGAGATGATGGCCAGGCTTGTGTTGGTGATGACCGGTGGGCTTCTGGAGCTGTGCCTCAGCGTTTTAGCACACGGTGACGATCAGCCCTTCTTCACCGATGAAATTCCTTTTAAAATCACATGGCCCGGGGCTGAAATCACACCGGTATGCATCCTTCGCTTTCGCTTCTTAAAGCGTTGTTAACTTGAAAAATGTGCTCAACCAGAGATCAATGTCTGTGTACATCAGCCCACGTCGGGGGCACTTTACAAGGAAGACAACTTTGTCATCATGACCACGATAGAGAAGGAGAAGTACAAATGCCTCCTACCTTCAGTGACCTCTGGAGAAGAGGTAATGGCACAGCCTCAGCCCAGTTAAGGTCGCCTGTGTGGAGGGTTAGGATCGTTCATCTTCTTGGGACCTCATTtgcgtttgtttttaaatttcagGACGATGAGAAGGAATACAGCGGGCCAAGTCCATCTGAACTTCTGGAGCCTCTGTTCAAACGAAGCAGCTGCTCATACAGAGTAAGCTTGCTGATCGTCTCACTTTTGCCTGCACACGCATAGTGTGTACTACTGCTGGTTGGTGGAGTGTAACCAAAAGACTTTTCTTCATTGGCTGGCAGATCGAATCCTACTGGACGTATGAGGTATGTCACGGAAAACATGTCAGGCAGTATCATGAAGAGAAGGAGATGGGACAGGTTGGTGTTCTGAGAAGAACCTCGATGAAATTAAAAGCTACCACTGTTTTGATAGTACACTGATAATAATCCTCATAGATGTGTGTATCCACAGAAAGTAAATGTTCAGGAGTATTtcttgggaaatttatcatggAAGAGAAAAGCAAAAGAAATGGGTATGTTGTATTTTCATCCTCCAACAATCTTTGAAAATGtgtatattgaaaaaaaataacctaGATCATTAGCATTTACTGCAATTTGAAAATCCAACCGGACAAAATTCTGTATCTTAATCAGATTTCACTTGTgctatttttactttttctgaTGGGTAACTCACTTCTCTCTATGCTGtctaatttcaaaatgtttaaacCTTGGTAATAGTCTGAACTATCTGTGTATTCTTATTAATCAAtgcatcattttctttttatctgaTAATATATTGCAATGCATTTCTTATATCAGCCAAAGTAGAAGCGACAGACATGGCTCAGTCAGCACCCGAAACCGAAGTAAGCTTCACAAATTGAACAGCGCACTATAGTTGCCGCTATAAATAGGACATATATCATACATGTTCTCTTAAAGGTGCAGTCTAAGAACATCGAAGGTCAGCTGACTCCATATTACTCACTGGAAATGAGAAACGGGACACCCTGTGCGCTGAAAGAGGACAAGCCGCGCTCCACGTCCGTCCAGTACGTGTGTCACCCGGAGGCCAAACATGAGATTCTGTCCATCGCTGAGGTCACCTCATGCGAGTATGAGGTGGTGGTGCTGACCCCTTTGCTCTGTGCGCACCCTAAATACAGGTAGAAACTCTCAAAAATGCTTTTCATGAGCTTACACCACAGGTAAAGCAGATTAAACATACCCACTCCTCTTTTTATGTGACGTGCAGGTTTAAGTCATCTCCGGTTAACGCCATCTTGTGCCAGGCGCTGGCTGGCTCGCCGCTGCGGCCACAGCGTCTTGCCCAGCTGAACAAGGAGCAGGAGGCGCAGCTTAAGCCTCCTTTCAGCACCACTGCAGAGCACAGAGAGGTCAGTGATCTAACAGTCTCGTATACAGTGCCTGAAAGGGCAAAAGTATCTTAATAGAAACtctggtagaaaaaaaaaagtcagtgtaGAAGTTAAACTTAAGTAAAAGGTTATATTTGTTCTACTTAATAACAGAAGGTAGCAGCGCCACCAACAAGAGAGAAAGCCTTCACACACAAACCCACTCACATATCGCGCCTGACAGACGAGCAGCTGGTCAGGGAGTTCCTTAGCGGCTCCTACTGTTTACACGGGGTGAGGCATCGTCAGTTGAGCCGGAGGCCATTCAGTCACCACGCTGATGTCAGGGTGATGTGTTTTTCAGGGGGTCGGATGGTGGAAATATGAATTCTGTTATGGAAAACACGTTCATCAGTACCATGAGGTGAGACTgcttttacttgtgtgtctgttGGGGAAGCATGTAAATCGTTGATGCATTGAGATCCTGTTGCTCTGGTGTTTCAGGACAAAGAGCAAGCCAAGAACATTGTGGTGGTTGGTAGCTGGAATGCCAAGGAACACATTGAGTGGTCCAAGAAGAACGTGGCTCGATCTTACCAGCTAAAAGACAGTGGAATGGCGAAAGTCAAGTATGCAGTCGACACTGCTCCTCAATCAAAATCAATGCCCTATTGTccatgttgactttttttttttttaatgcctctCTGCAGGATGGTCTCCCATTTCTACGGCCATGGCGATTTGTGCGATCTGACAGGAAAGCCGCGTCAAGTTATTGTCAAATTAAAGTATGTGAAGAGTGTTAAGAGTTATCCGAGTTGACTTAGAACCAGGTTTTTCTTTACTGACTCCCTCTTCTGGTTCTTGCGTCAGATGCAAAGAGTCCGAGTCTCCCCATGCAGTCACCGTCTATATGCTGGAACCTCAGACTTGCCAATACGTCCTCGGGGTAATTGTGCTCGTCAAACAGTTAATTGCTTTTGTGCAGAcagtcaaatgatttttttttttttttaatattctatGAACTTTCACTTAACAAACATTACTTAGCATGCTGCCATTAAGCTAGCGGACATTTGTCAGACAAAATGATATGGTTTGAACACTTTGATGGTTTGTCTTTGCCACATTAAATTCATTTTCTTGTCTCAGGTTGAATCTTCAGTCATATGCGGGGTTCTTGACTCGGCAGATGAACACGGGATTCTGTCCATTTCCAGCTAAACGGTccaaagaggaggagaaggccaAGTAGTGAAGGGCCAAGCATACAAATGGTCATAATGCAACGCTTAAGACCAACAAAGGTTCAAACTGTGGTGATTTTGAAGCTGGACTTGAGGTTGCTGAGGAGCTCCAGGGACAATCCAGATGTCATGATCTGAGCGGTGGAACAAACCACAGCACTGCCTCACCCAACTGGGTTGTAGCTTAAATAAATTGCTCAAGGACAATGCGGATTTACTGTCCATATTACATATCTCTACCAGAATGATTTTATAATGTACAAGATCATGATTCACTGTGTGGGAGAGAGATTGCAAATGGTTGCCGGATACTTTGCACTTGTagtcttaattttttttgcaatagtGAGGAGGTGTGCTTTATAAATGTTACAAAGGGTGAGTGTAACTTATGCATCGGTGGGTGTTTTTAAATCGCTAATACAATCGATTAAAACTTGTTTTTAACTTTATGAAGTATTCTGAATTTTGTTCAAAGAGTATTTTGTTAAGATGCACAACTCTAGGATTGCTTGGATTGAACAAAGTTACACGATATCCCTGCGGTGATCCAGTAACACTTTTAACCACAAGGGGGTGCTGTTGTTGCAACTTTAATACTGCGAATGGCGAACGTTGTGATTTATAAAAATACTAAACAATGCTTAATCTTCTTTAACTCCCCTATTTTTTTCTACTATAAATTAAACGCTCGTTATTCAACAAAAAGTCTAGTTAAACTAGTTTAACTGTAATGTGATTGAATTTTTGTAGATAAGTATACTTGTCTCcaaaatttcaattacattgtTTTAAATCAAAGAGTAGAGACGCACAGCATTTGCCAAACATTTATTGGGTCAAAAAGTGTGCATGTGATCACATATTGAACCTCGAAAACTAAGTGGGCCAGTCACCTGTCCCAGGTTGTAGCAGCATGTGCAACACAGCAGGTAGATTTATAGAAACATTACTAAGTCAAAAAATCATAATCAGTGGAAAAACCTTTCAATTATAAGTCTGTCTTTtaacatccattttctatgccaCTCATCAAATACGTTTGTGAGGAATCTGGACTGTCAATCACAGGGTGACACACAGACCTGTGGGATTCATAACATTAAtgaaaaaagtcaaatcaaatatgAGTGTTTGTTAGATTTTCAGAATTTAAAGAAAGTTGGTATATAGTTGGTAGGAGCAGATGTAGGAATGATCACATTTGCAATGCTCAACAGTGGCTGCCTTATCTCCTCTACCCAATCAGCCCAGCCCAGAgtatgaagtaaaaaaaattagCCCCCATGATGAAAGTAAAAGCGTTGCATTTTACCTCAGAGATAGCACTTCCACACCAAGCTGTCCACTTAAGGTTGTCAATTACTGGTGCATGCAGTGGGCACATAAGCAaaattcagacatttttttggaAATAAGTAGCTCACAAACCATCTCTGTAGATTTGGGAGTTTTGACAATTTGAGACAATTTGACCTCGACCTGCAACTGTAGCCTTGAGTACTCTGACTGCAGAACACAACACTGATCCGAGATGGGTTCAGACAGAAGGGACAGGAATCTGTTGCACAGAGGTACTCTCAAAGTCCTGCAGGGTGTCCTGGTGAGTGTGGTAGTGCATGGCTACGTATGACTTGGCGAAGGCGAACGTCTGCGACCCGGC from Syngnathus typhle isolate RoL2023-S1 ecotype Sweden linkage group LG8, RoL_Styp_1.0, whole genome shotgun sequence harbors:
- the erlec1 gene encoding endoplasmic reticulum lectin 1 isoform X2 gives rise to the protein MMARLVLVMTGGLLELCLSVLAHEINVCVHQPTSGALYKEDNFVIMTTIEKEKYKCLLPSVTSGEEDDEKEYSGPSPSELLEPLFKRSSCSYRIESYWTYEVCHGKHVRQYHEEKEMGQKVNVQEYFLGNLSWKRKAKEMAKVEATDMAQSAPETEVQSKNIEGQLTPYYSLEMRNGTPCALKEDKPRSTSVQYVCHPEAKHEILSIAEVTSCEYEVVVLTPLLCAHPKYRFKSSPVNAILCQALAGSPLRPQRLAQLNKEQEAQLKPPFSTTAEHREKVAAPPTREKAFTHKPTHISRLTDEQLVREFLSGSYCLHGGVGWWKYEFCYGKHVHQYHEDKEQAKNIVVVGSWNAKEHIEWSKKNVARSYQLKDSGMAKVKMVSHFYGHGDLCDLTGKPRQVIVKLKCKESESPHAVTVYMLEPQTCQYVLGVESSVICGVLDSADEHGILSISS
- the erlec1 gene encoding endoplasmic reticulum lectin 1 isoform X1 — its product is MMARLVLVMTGGLLELCLSVLAHGDDQPFFTDEIPFKITWPGAEITPPTSGALYKEDNFVIMTTIEKEKYKCLLPSVTSGEEDDEKEYSGPSPSELLEPLFKRSSCSYRIESYWTYEVCHGKHVRQYHEEKEMGQKVNVQEYFLGNLSWKRKAKEMAKVEATDMAQSAPETEVQSKNIEGQLTPYYSLEMRNGTPCALKEDKPRSTSVQYVCHPEAKHEILSIAEVTSCEYEVVVLTPLLCAHPKYRFKSSPVNAILCQALAGSPLRPQRLAQLNKEQEAQLKPPFSTTAEHREKVAAPPTREKAFTHKPTHISRLTDEQLVREFLSGSYCLHGGVGWWKYEFCYGKHVHQYHEDKEQAKNIVVVGSWNAKEHIEWSKKNVARSYQLKDSGMAKVKMVSHFYGHGDLCDLTGKPRQVIVKLKCKESESPHAVTVYMLEPQTCQYVLGVESSVICGVLDSADEHGILSISS
- the erlec1 gene encoding endoplasmic reticulum lectin 1 isoform X3; its protein translation is MTTIEKEKYKCLLPSVTSGEEDDEKEYSGPSPSELLEPLFKRSSCSYRIESYWTYEVCHGKHVRQYHEEKEMGQKVNVQEYFLGNLSWKRKAKEMAKVEATDMAQSAPETEVQSKNIEGQLTPYYSLEMRNGTPCALKEDKPRSTSVQYVCHPEAKHEILSIAEVTSCEYEVVVLTPLLCAHPKYRFKSSPVNAILCQALAGSPLRPQRLAQLNKEQEAQLKPPFSTTAEHREKVAAPPTREKAFTHKPTHISRLTDEQLVREFLSGSYCLHGGVGWWKYEFCYGKHVHQYHEDKEQAKNIVVVGSWNAKEHIEWSKKNVARSYQLKDSGMAKVKMVSHFYGHGDLCDLTGKPRQVIVKLKCKESESPHAVTVYMLEPQTCQYVLGVESSVICGVLDSADEHGILSISS